The DNA sequence AGCGTCCACAGACGATCGGCGCAGCGCACTGCCCGGGCGCGGCGGACGGGTGTGCCACTCGGGCAGACTGGACCGAGTGAGCGCACCGCCCCGCCCCGACTCCGAGACCCAGCCCATCCCGAGTGGGCGGCCCCGTCGCCGGGGAGGTCGGGTGCGCTGGGGGTTCGCGCTGCTCCTCGGCGCCGCGGCCGCGCTCGCGACGCTGCCCGACCTCGTCGGCCTCGACGCCCACTCGCCGTTCGCGCAGGTCATCGCGTTCCGGCCGCTGATGGTCGCTGCGCTCGGTGTGCTGGTCGTGGTCGGCCTGTTGATCACTCTGGCCGCCCGCCGGTTCTGGCCGGTGCCGGTCGTCCTCGCGCTGGTGGCGCTGGTCGGCGCCGCGATGGTGCTCCCCCGCACCGTGGCGAGCCCCGCCCCCGCCGGCGGGACCCCGCTGAAGGTGCTGGCGCTCAACGTCTACGAGGGCAACGCCGACGCACGGTCCCTCGCCGCGCTCGTCGCCGAGCAGAACCCCGACGTCGTCTCGATCCCGGAGGCGGGCGGGCGCTACGAGAGCGAGATCGCCCCGCTGCTGGAGCCGCTGGGCTACCTGACCGCGTCGAGCGTCGACCGCTGGGACCGCGATGTCACCGGCAACACCGTCGCCTGGTCGGACCGGCTCGGCGACGTCCGCACCCGGGTCGGCAAGGACGTCCGCTTCGACTACATCGAGATCACCGGCGGCGGCCTGGGGGACCTGCGCTTCGTCGCGTTCCACTCCGTCGCCCCGGTGCCGCGCTCGGTCGGGCAGTGGCGCTCGGACCTGGAGACCGTCGCCAAGTGGTGCTCCGGGACGAGCCCGGCGATCGTGGCCGGGGACTTCAACGCCAGCCTCGACCACTCGGTGTTCCGCGACGCCATCAGGGGCTGCGGCGACGCCGGGTCGCAGACCGGCAACGGGCTGGCCGGGACCTGGCCGACCTGGGCACCGGCGTGGCTGGGGCCGCAGATCGACCACATCGTCTACACCGGCGGGATCAGCGCGGAGTCCTTCTCGACGCACCTGGTGCCGGGCACCGACCACCGCGCGATCGTCTCGACGCTGCGCCTGCCGTAGACCCTCCACGACCGACGGCCGCCGCCCCGGATGTCCGGGACGGCGGCCGTCGTCGAGGGTCGTCGTGGAGGAGGGGTCAGCCGGCCGCGGCGACCGTCTCCGCCACCTCGTAGGTGTTCAGCGCGGCGCCCTTGCGCAGGTTGTCCCCGCACACGAACAGCTCCAGGGTGTTCGGGAAGTCCAGCGACTGCCGGATCCGGCCGACCACGGTCGGGTCCCCGCCGACGGCGTCGGCCGGGGTCGGCCACTCACCGGCGGCCGGGTCGTCCTTCACCACGATGGTCGGCTGCGCGCCGAGCACCTTGCGGGCCGCGTCCACCGAGACCTCCGAGGAGAAGGTCGCGTGGATCGCCAGCGCGTGCGTGGTGACGACCGGGACGCGCACGCAGGTCGCGGAGACCTTGAGCTCCGGGATCCCGAGGATCTTGCGGGACTCGTTGCGGACCTTCAGCTCCTCCGACGACCAGCCGTCCTCCTTGAGCGAGCCCGCCCACGGCACGACGTTGAGCGCCAGCGGGGCGGGGAACGGCGAGCCGTCCCCGACCGGGACGCCGGCCTCGGTGAGCACCGCGGCGACGTCGCCGGAGACCTTGCCGGCGTCCTTGCCCGCCAGCGCGGAGATCTCGGCCTGCAGCTGGTCGATGCCGGGCTGACCGGCGCCCGACGCCGCCTGGTACGACGACACCACCAGCGCCTC is a window from the Pseudonocardia sp. HH130629-09 genome containing:
- a CDS encoding endonuclease/exonuclease/phosphatase family protein; this encodes MRWGFALLLGAAAALATLPDLVGLDAHSPFAQVIAFRPLMVAALGVLVVVGLLITLAARRFWPVPVVLALVALVGAAMVLPRTVASPAPAGGTPLKVLALNVYEGNADARSLAALVAEQNPDVVSIPEAGGRYESEIAPLLEPLGYLTASSVDRWDRDVTGNTVAWSDRLGDVRTRVGKDVRFDYIEITGGGLGDLRFVAFHSVAPVPRSVGQWRSDLETVAKWCSGTSPAIVAGDFNASLDHSVFRDAIRGCGDAGSQTGNGLAGTWPTWAPAWLGPQIDHIVYTGGISAESFSTHLVPGTDHRAIVSTLRLP
- a CDS encoding aspartate-semialdehyde dehydrogenase is translated as MAMDKPVLALVGATGAVGTTMIEIIDARESVPWGEIRLIASARSAGKVLTVRGQDITVLELAPEVFDGVDIAMFDVPDEVSAEWAPIAASRGAIAVDNSGAFRMDPEVPLVVPEVNPEKVTERPKGIIANPNCTTLSMMAAMGALHREFGLEALVVSSYQAASGAGQPGIDQLQAEISALAGKDAGKVSGDVAAVLTEAGVPVGDGSPFPAPLALNVVPWAGSLKEDGWSSEELKVRNESRKILGIPELKVSATCVRVPVVTTHALAIHATFSSEVSVDAARKVLGAQPTIVVKDDPAAGEWPTPADAVGGDPTVVGRIRQSLDFPNTLELFVCGDNLRKGAALNTYEVAETVAAAG